In Tachysurus fulvidraco isolate hzauxx_2018 chromosome 3, HZAU_PFXX_2.0, whole genome shotgun sequence, a single window of DNA contains:
- the ephb6 gene encoding ephrin type-B receptor 5 yields MWTILLWLFLSLQPGSAEEVMLLDTTESTSELGWTTYPDTGWDEVSVLDDKGKLIRTFEVCNVNQNQRLHDNWLATPFLYSHSAPRIFVTLHFSVRDCTSLRSPSPTCRETLTLYYRQADSQKELERTWSAEPSSGETREGWMKIDTIAADKSFSRVEPSLPHQYKPDRMRRINVKTRSFGPLTRRGFVLAIVDSGACVSLMGVSIFYRRCPATTLYLASYVATPSGAEPSALVSVTGTCVPHSQSQGGTSPRMHCNAEGEWMVPVGSCTCDAGYEPNHNGSACLACQLGFYKAVLGSISCTECPANSRTSMEASKVCECRSGYYRAPNDANTTACTAPPSAPVSLSWEYESSEGGVSLRWKPPLDLGGRSEVTYSVVCRICPSATYTHPGACSWCGDSVTYTPYKSGLRQTKITLSNLLTRVTYLIQVQAMNDVSPLSPFPPQFASINFTTSQSVPSEVPMLHQLNSASESITLSWPQPDRPNGDILEYQLRYYDKSFDESSATSVFTETNTVTVDSLTPGSIYAFQIRARNERGYGPYSNSVYFSTLAMEERSRQIQSRLPLLVGSVMGGAAFLLVVAAVIIVFVFRTKRRESHYSDRLQRYISNRAGVKYYVDPSTYEDPSEAVKEFAREIDPAHLKIEEVIGAAQFGEVSRGRYRPLGRREVMVVVKTLRWGVTDRERGVFLSEAGILGQFDHPNVLKLEGVITHTPPERIIMEYMENGPLDAFLRENEDQFSVLQLVGMVRGIGAGMCYLSERNFVHRDLAARNILVNSNLVCKVSDFGLSRLMKDLDHNMPTYTASLGCKIPIRWTAPEAFQHRKFSSASDVWSFGILMWEVMSYGERPYWDMSNQEVMKAVADQYRLPAPNSCPPVLHALMLQCWQADRQDRPRFDSILSSLDRLIRHPASLKAEHARPTQPLLSPTSTDLSTVTTVSEWLSALRMDRYKDEFERAQLNSLERVSLLTMEDVQDLGVNLLGHQRKIVNAAQQLRTHLTQGQVEV; encoded by the exons TGATGTTGCTGGACACGACTGAATCCACCTCTGAACTTGGCTGGACAACTTATCCTGATACTGGG TGGGATGAAGTGAGTGTGCTTGACGACAAGGGAAAGCTTATCCGCACCTTTGAGGTATGCAACGTCAATCAAAACCAGCGCCTCCATGACAACTGGTTGGCCACGCCCTTCCTGTACAGCCATTCGGCTCCTCGGATCTTCGTCACGTTGCACTTTTCCGTACGTGACTGCACCAGTCTACGCTCACCCTCACCGACCTGCAGGGAGACGCTCACGCTTTACTACAGGCAGGCTGACTCTCAGAAAGAGCTGGAGAGGACCTGGAGCGCAGAG cCTTCCAGTGGTGAGACCAGAGAGGGTTGGATGAAGATTGACACCATTGCAGCGGACAAGAGTTTTAGCCGTGTAGAACCGAGTCTTCCTCACCAGTACAAACCAGACCGGATGCGCCGCATCAACGTCAAGACGCGAAGCTTTGGCCCCCTGACACGTCGCGG attTGTGCTGGCTATAGTAGACAGTGGAGCATGTGTGTCACTTATGGGTGTGTCCATATTTTATCGCCGCTGTCCAGCAACAACATTGTACCTGGCCTCCTATGTGGCCACACCCTCAGGGGCGGAGCCTTCAGCTCTGGTGTCAGTGACTGGGACTTGTGTACCTCACAGCCAATCACAGGGTGGGACGTCTCCCCGAATGCACTGTAATGCAGAAGGTGAATGGATGGTGCCTGTAGGAAGCTGCACATGTGACGCAGGATATGAACCAAATCACAATGGCTCTGCCTGTCTTG cCTGTCAGTTGGGCTTCTATAAAGCCGTGTTGGGTTCGATTTCATGCACCGAGTGTCCAGCTAATAGCAGAACCAGTATGGAGGCTTCTAAAGTTTGTGAGTGCCGCAGTGGCTACTACCGGGCGCCGAATGACGCCAACACTACAGCTTGCACTG CCCCACCCTCAGCCCCTGTGTCTCTGTCATGGGAGTACGAGAGCTCAGAAGGAGGGGTATCTCTACGCTGGAAGCCCCCTCTGGACCTGGGGGGTCGGAGTGAAGTGACATATAGTGTGGTGTGCAGAATCTGCCCCTCGGCCACATATACTCACCCCGGTGCCTGCTCCTGGTGCGGAGATTCAGTCACTTACACTCCTTATAAAAGTGGCCTCAGACAAACTAAAATTACCCTCAGCAATCTGCTTACCCGAGTCACCTATCTCATCCAG GTTCAGGCTATGAATGATGTGTCTCCTCTCAGTCCATTCCCACCGCAATTCGCTAGCATCAACTTCACCACCAGCCAATCAG TACCTTCTGAGGTTCCCATGCTGCATCAGCTCAACAGTGCTTCAGAGTCTATTACTCTGTCCTGGCCTCAGCCTGACCGGCCCAACGGAGACATCCTGGAGTATCAGCTTAGATATTATGACAAG AGCTTTGATGAAAGCAGTGCAACCAGTGTGTTCACTGAGACCAACACAGTGACCGTAGAttctctgaccccaggctccaTTTACGCCTTCCAGATTCGAGCCCGCAATGAGAGAGGATATGGCCCTTACAGCAATTCAGTTTACTTCAGCACTCTGGCTATGG AAGAGCGGTCGAGGCAAATTCAGAGCCGCCTGCCTCTTCTGGTGGGGTCTGTGATGGGCGGAGCTGCATTCCTGTTAGTTGTGGCAGCAGTCATCATTGTGTTTGTCTTTAGGAC TAAAAGGAGAGAGAGCCATTACAGTGACAGACTTCAGAGATATATTAGCAACAGag CTGGGGTAAAGTATTATGTGGATCCTTCTACTTATGAGGATCCAAGTGAGGCAGTCAAAGAATTTGCCAGAGAAATTGACCCTGCACACCTAAAGATTGAGGAAGTCATTGGTGCTG cTCAATTCGGAGAGGTGTCCAGGGGCAGGTACAGACCTCTGGGTCGTAGAGAAGTGATGGTAGTGGTGAAGACTCTGCGATGGGGAGTGACAGACCGTGAGAGAGGAGTGTTCCTCAGCGAGGCTGGGATCCTGGGTCAGTTTGATCACCCCAATGTGCTGAAGCTCGAGGgtgtgatcacacacactcctcctgaGCGAATCATTATGGAGTATATGGAGAACGGCCCTTTGGATGCCTTCCTCAGG GAAAATGAAGACCAGTTCAGTGTGTTGCAGCTGGTGGGTATGGTGAGAGGCATCGGAGCGGGAATGTGTTACCTTTCTGAAAGGAACTTTGTGCATCGTGACCTCGCAGCTCGTAACATTCTGGTGAACTCAAACCTGGTTTGTAAGGTCTCAGATTTTGGTCTGTCACGGCTCATGAAGGACCTGGACCACAATATGCCCACCTACACTGCATCGCTG GGTTGTAAAATACCTATAAGATGGACAGCTCCTGAGGCTTTCCAGCATCGTAAGTTTAGCTCAGCGAGTGATGTCTGGAGCTTTGGGATCCTCATGTGGGAGGTGATGTCATATGGAGAACGGCCTTACTGGGATATGAGCAACCAGGAA gTAATGAAGGCAGTAGCTGATCAGTATCGTCTTCCTGCTCCTAACAGTTGCCCTCCTGTTCTACATGCTCTGATGCTGCAGTGTTGGCAGGCTGACAGACAGGACCGTCCCAGGTTCGACTCTATCCTGTCATCTCTGGACCGTCTCATACGTCACCCTGCATCCCTGAAGGCTGAGCATGCTCG CCCCACCCAACCCCTGCTTAGCCCCACCTCCACAGATCTGTCAACGGTGACGACAGTCAGTGAGTGGTTGAGTGCCCTGAGGATGGACCGCTACAAGGATGAGTTCGAGAGAGCACAACTAAACAGCCTTGAAAGAGTGAGCTTGCTTACTATGGA agatgtGCAGGATTTGGGAGTGAACCTGTTGGGTCATCAACGGAAGATTGTGAATGCAGCACAGCAGCTAAGGACTCATCTCACTCAGGGACAGGTGGAGGTATAG